Genomic DNA from Theobroma cacao cultivar B97-61/B2 chromosome 3, Criollo_cocoa_genome_V2, whole genome shotgun sequence:
AGTCCATACTCTAGCAGCACCCCTCTTCTCTACTTTCATCTTCCTCCTTTGTTTTCCTTCAACGGTCCTTTCTGTTTCCTTCAGCAAAATTCAATTGCCACCAAATGCCACCGGCCCCGAGGCACTTGCCTTCGTTTCGGGAACCGGACAGTTCTGTACACGTATAGCTGATGGTAGAATTCTGAAATATCAGGGGCCAACCACTGGTTTTGTAGACTTTGGATTTGCCGCACCTAACAggtgattttctttttacgTATCAAGCAagccatttcattttttttttttttgctctttcttttctttaatggAAAAGGAGCTAGTTTTTGCATATTGATAATCCATTTTTAACTGTAATTCAGGTCAAAGTCAGTGTGTGATGGCACGGACACCGCCAATCCAAAACCTGTTTGTGGGAGGCCATTGGGTTTGGCGTTGCACCATGCAACAAACAGGCTGTACGTTTGTGATGCTTTTTCGGCTTCGGAGTGTTGGGTCCGAAGGGAGGACAGGTAACCATACTTTCCACCGGTGCAGATGGAGAACCTTTCCGTTTCTGCAATGCAGTGGATGTCCACCAAAGAACTGGAGATGTCTATTTCACAGATAGCAGTGCTGTCTACGATATAAGGTTCTTTTCTATGTCCTATCTGTTATCAGTTTTACCGATGTCTGATTGATGATATAAATAACGTGGACCAAACTAAAAGCAGGCATAGTTTCTCCAACCTTGCAGACAAATTGAAACAGCAATAAGTACTAACGATTCAACAGGGAGGTTGATGAAGTATGACTTCAAGACTGAGCAAGTGACAGTGTTGTTTAGGAATCTTTCCGGGGCAGTAGGGTTGCAGTTGATGAGGAAGCCAAATTCGTCCTGGTTTCCGAGTTCATTATTAACAGGACTATAAAGATTTGGCTACAGGGTCCTAAAGCTAACAAATTTGAGATCATAAACTTACAGCCAATGCCGGATAACATCAAGAGGACTGCATCGGAAAATTTTTGGCTAGCGGCAGCAATGATAAAACAAGGCACACAATCACTTGTGCCTATAGGGCAAAGGATCAATGCATCTGGCACTGTTTTACAAACAGTGAATTTTGAGCGATGGTATGGAAATAAATCAATCAGTGAAGTTCAAGAGTTTAATGGTCTGCTCCACGTAGCATCACGGTTAGTGAATTTTATTGGAGTCTACAAGCATTAAAGTTTCCTGAAACTGTAGGTAATAAAAGCAAATGGCTGCAAATAAAAAGCTAGTTTGAAACGAAGGCTGGCTGCCCCTGCTTGTCTACCATGTAATAATGTACTAATTCTCTCTTCTGTGTTCGATTGGCAAGGTATTTAAATAATTGGTATTTGatgcaaaaagaaaatcaaagcaCTTGAGTTGTTATTCATAGCATCCTAAGGGACAAGTTGAATACATTACAGGGTAAACTGACTGCGGAACAAATGATTCGAAGGTCTGATTTCAAACTTGAAATATATAGTAATCaggcttttttcttttttgctggAAAGAAACATAACCCTTTCAATGTGCTACACcaattttaattcaaactACGATGTAGCATCATGCCTTCCAAGTGATGCTCTATGGAAGTAACAATTTTTCTGAATCAGTGGTAACATTTTGCTTGGTAggatataaattttgaatcttCATCTTAAGCAAGGTAACAATGAACACCCATTAGGCCGGCCAATCTATAAACTGTATTAAAGCAGAGGTTCAAACGGGGCATGAATATTGAAACCTTCTCCCACAAAATAGTTTTTCTCGTAGCAGTGCAAGGTTTTACCTGAgttgtgtttcttttttcatttaccTCATCAGAAAGAATATGGTTTAAaggagaataaaaaaagaaatccatCTTGCAggatatatatagtttttgaaCTCCACTATAACCGTATGGTGCAACCTATAACCTTCAGTTGAGACCCCAATTCGATGAAGCAATTTTATCTGTAGTGTGAAGTATCCTGTGGAAGCTAGACTCGATCACAGCCCCAACTTGCCTGTGGTCATGAAACCTGACTCTACTTGAAAATTTGGGTCACGATTGATCTTTCAGAATTCAAACATGTCAACTAATAATGGTAACTTGGAGAAACGTTTTCTCGTTTGCCTTTCTGAATCCACTTAGTGCAGACCAAAACCCAGTAACTCATGTAAGAACCTTATATAACTATAGTTGAACAGTTAAACGCTCAACTGCCATCATCCTAATTCACATTTTAGAAACCGTAGCACAATTGCACCAACCCTTTATTACCACCAGCGTATGCCCTCTTAGACACAGGCagcaaaatcaaattttcccGACAAACCCTTCTTCGGCTTTAAACTTTCTTTCATAATTTGATATGCTTTTGTAATTTGAAATGGCTTTATTTGATACTTTTAGATATCTTTGTGAGTTACCTTTTAATTCTCTTATAAAATTGTagtattagaaatgaaatttgGTATATTAGATTATTTATAtgggataaaaaaaaatttgtgacATTTTAAGTAATCAATATCATGTATGTAAAAGATGTTGGTTGAAATTATCCAAATTATCTCTTTTTGAAATTAGTTTTTGTGTCATGGATCCATattcaacttaaaaggcattcCTATTAGATGGAGAAAGGCAGCTCAAAATTCGTGCCCATAAAGGAGAAAGATCCATTTTGATCAGAATCTATCTCGATTTTAACATCTTTCTTAAAACGTTTGACAAATTTTGATATCACTTGTTTcagatttatattttcaactcAAAAACATATCTATTAAGTGGAGCAACAAAACCCTTACTTATAAGATCAAGgtctatattatttttaactaaTATGAGATCGTGACACCTGCCTATATAAATAATCTTGCATCgttattttgatttcttaTGCTTGTTTAAACATCAGATCAACGAGTGAATGAAATATGACCACTTTTATTCATTTTCCTATGATATATACAAGTcgggaggaagacaaagctgAAGCCGAGGCTCAAAAATGAGTTTGAGCTCGATTCTTCCAAACAAATGAGTCAAGTTCTCactttaaaagtttttaaatactATCTAAGCTCGGTATGAACAAGCTTGAATTCCatcaaaacttagaataagATAAAAGTTTTACATTGCTGTAGTTAGTTTATTTCGGCAGGGGTTGTCTATAGTCCTGAGTAGGCTTTTGTTTATGGGCCTAATTTGCACAGAGCCAAGAAATACTCGCACATCTTTCACtggaattataaaagaaaaatcgttTTCAGAGAGCAAGACAATTAaacaaatgcaaaagaatgcaaACAGTAAATCTTCACACGTTTTCCACTAGCCTAGCTAGCGAGTTTTCTCGAGGCTTTTCCATATTTCAGAGGACACCTTTTTTGGAATTGCAACGATATCCACGGCCTGTAACCACCCAAAATTCGTAGTAAATTAACGCCATACCAAGTACCGATGATTCTTGCTTGATTTCAGATTTTTCACTTGAATCTAGTGCTCAAGATCATCAGTTACAGTATTTCTCGATTTGGTTTGCCTTTGGCACCTGTTCTGGCGCTTATAAATACCGAGTAGCTAAACACAAGCATGGATAAATTTGGGTAAAtgcatttaaagaaaatgGCTTACATAATCAGCCTCAGAGAAGCAACCTTGTTCTccattttcatatttatattctGTTCTCCTTCAATGGTTCTTTCTCAGTTTTTCAGCTCAATTCAATTGCCACCAACAGCCAAAGGGCCCGAATCCTTTGCCTTCGAGCTTGGAACCGGACGCATTTATGTAGGTGTAGATGATGGTAGAATTCTGCAATATAACGGACCAGCCACTGGATTTGTGGACTTCGGATACACCAGTGGAACTAGGTGATTTCCTTGCACGAAATCACTTGTATAGCTAGCTAGCCATGTCTGCACCTGCAACTGTCTCAGAATTTTCATACCTAGCTAGGTCCCCTGGCTCCTTTTTCTGGTATATATTATTCATCTATTCCCTTTGTACTACTTGAGTATTCACCCTTTGAACGCTATTGAAGGTCCAAGGCAGTGTGTGACGGCGCTACTAATCCAGATTTGGGGCCAATCTGTGGAAGGCCAAT
This window encodes:
- the LOC18604946 gene encoding LOW QUALITY PROTEIN: strictosidine synthase (The sequence of the model RefSeq protein was modified relative to this genomic sequence to represent the inferred CDS: inserted 2 bases in 2 codons), yielding MATSIMRVHTLAAPLFSTFIFLLCFPSTVLSVSFSKIQLPPNATGPEALAFVSGTGQFCTRIADGRILKYQGPTTGFVDFGFAAPNRSKSVCDGTDTANPKPVCGRPLGLALHHATNRLYVCDAXFGFGVLGPKGGQVTILSTGADGEPFRFCNAVDVHQRTGDVYFTDSSAVYDIRQIETAISTNDSTGRLMKYDFKTEQVTVLFRNLSGAVGXAVDEEAKFVLVSEFIINRTIKIWLQGPKANKFEIINLQPMPDNIKRTASENFWLAAAMIKQGTQSLVPIGQRINASGTVLQTVNFERWYGNKSISEVQEFNGLLHVASRLVNFIGVYKH